One window from the genome of Rhodopirellula halodulae encodes:
- a CDS encoding TadE family protein translates to MRRSSCRNPKRGSDRLGAAAVEFAVIAPIMIFMTFGLIELGRLSQLRDSAIHATREGARVAIKPTSSAIEINNRIEEELELMGIQGGTSTVEYSNDVSSGSQLVTVHVHVPITSNSWMPNFLTLGVDQLHGSTTMRMESTN, encoded by the coding sequence GTGCGTCGATCGAGCTGTCGCAATCCCAAACGAGGCAGCGACCGACTTGGGGCCGCTGCGGTGGAGTTTGCCGTCATAGCACCAATCATGATATTCATGACCTTTGGCTTGATTGAACTGGGACGGCTAAGTCAACTTCGCGACAGCGCCATCCATGCCACGCGGGAAGGCGCCCGGGTCGCTATCAAACCAACATCTTCGGCAATCGAAATCAACAACAGAATCGAAGAAGAATTGGAATTGATGGGCATCCAGGGCGGGACGTCAACGGTGGAGTATTCAAACGATGTCAGCTCAGGAAGCCAACTTGTTACTGTGCACGTCCATGTACCCATCACATCAAATAGCTGGATGCCAAATTTCTTGACGCTCGGCGTGGATCAGCTCCACGGATCGACGACCATGCGGATGGAAAGCACGAATTAA
- a CDS encoding TadE/TadG family type IV pilus assembly protein, with product MNPSTIDHVRYLTLTPFSDQVSPMNDDKILRTKTSSRKADSRRGAAGIFGLILCVAMVTLLAVVSEFAYINTARTELSRSADSAALAGAWALHDARVRGDLNANQQVILAADILGAANEVGDVQAHLASDERSVEIGTFNAGTQTFYSTGNSNTANAVRVNFLLTNSVHGELPLQLGGLTGRKTQSLSRSVIAAFQHNIVGFERPHTEASTVEILPIALDEETWQQVVSKDTEDKFMYWNGSIANGSDGFHECSLYPTGTGSPGNRGTVDIGSSNNSTKDIRRQILHGISQDDFDALGKELIFNDQGELSLNGDTGISAGIKAELESIIGEKRIIPIFRRVQGNGNNANYTIIAWEGIRILSVRLTGPMKHKHLTIQPAPMVARGCKLSQTGDSHSEYLYSPAMLVD from the coding sequence ATGAATCCTTCCACAATTGATCACGTTCGATACCTCACATTGACTCCCTTCTCGGACCAGGTCTCTCCGATGAACGATGACAAAATTCTTCGAACCAAAACTTCTTCCCGCAAGGCGGACAGCCGACGTGGTGCAGCAGGAATCTTCGGACTGATTCTATGCGTTGCCATGGTCACTTTGCTCGCCGTGGTATCCGAATTCGCTTACATCAATACCGCTCGGACCGAACTCTCCCGTTCAGCAGACTCAGCGGCGCTAGCGGGTGCTTGGGCGCTGCATGACGCTCGAGTCCGCGGTGACTTGAATGCAAACCAACAAGTGATTTTGGCCGCAGATATTCTGGGGGCCGCCAACGAAGTCGGTGATGTTCAAGCTCACTTGGCGTCCGATGAACGGTCCGTCGAAATCGGAACGTTCAACGCTGGCACGCAAACTTTCTATTCAACAGGAAACTCGAATACGGCAAACGCTGTGCGAGTCAACTTCCTTCTTACCAATTCAGTTCACGGTGAGTTGCCGTTGCAACTTGGTGGCTTGACAGGCAGAAAAACACAATCGCTTTCGAGAAGCGTCATTGCTGCCTTTCAACACAATATTGTTGGTTTCGAGCGCCCCCACACCGAGGCGTCAACCGTTGAAATTCTCCCAATCGCCTTGGATGAAGAAACATGGCAGCAGGTCGTGTCCAAAGACACCGAAGATAAATTCATGTACTGGAACGGATCGATTGCCAATGGAAGTGACGGCTTTCATGAATGTTCGCTCTATCCCACTGGAACGGGATCGCCGGGCAACCGTGGAACGGTCGATATCGGATCGTCCAACAACAGCACCAAGGACATCCGGCGACAAATTCTTCACGGTATTTCGCAAGATGACTTTGATGCTCTTGGAAAAGAACTGATTTTCAACGATCAGGGCGAACTATCTCTCAACGGCGACACGGGGATCAGCGCTGGCATCAAGGCGGAACTCGAATCGATCATTGGCGAAAAACGAATCATCCCGATTTTCCGCCGGGTACAAGGCAATGGCAACAACGCGAATTACACCATCATCGCGTGGGAGGGCATTCGCATTCTGAGCGTTCGGCTAACCGGCCCAATGAAGCACAAGCATCTGACGATCCAACCGGCCCCCATGGTTGCACGTGGTTGCAAGCTGAGCCAAACCGGCGACAGTCACAGCGAATATCTTTACTCTCCTGCAATGCTGGTGGATTGA
- a CDS encoding DUF1553 domain-containing protein, translating into MLMADESSEESFDFFEARIRPVLIEHCYECHAADSEELGGSLRLDVKQGWVHGGDSGPAIVPGDPDASELMAAIRYESTEMPPSGKLPPDVVRDFETWIRRGAPDPRTDEDGQVWQTPGKESLDWERAREFWAFQSPKATPAPTTHQSGSWIDAFLDDLLLAKDVRPTSMATPSVRLRRLAFDLTGLPPDRDTLHRFQRDPSDRHWRRLVDQYLTSPAFAEHWARHWMDVARYADSNGSDFNATYHNAWRYRDYLVRSFAEDVPIDQMIREQIAGDLMDAETDADRYDKLVATTFMMIGTKMLSERDKTKLRMDVVDEQIDTVGRAFLGMTLGCARCHDHKFDPITTEDYYALAGIFRSTRTLHGESQQYVSTWKKTPLPISSEHAKQLADYEKARDRLDRELKELEDELKALAAKDKMKGIVVDDVDAIQKGHWVESTYTPRFVGKGYVHDANDNKGEATIEFRAVLPDAGRYELRVHYNSNGNRASRVPVTVRLGETVTELVLKQNVKPQQGTYSVLKEFDCEADTQTSVLLSNEGTDGYVIADAVQWVRVDEENRGDDEASNNAKSELMQSALRERRDAVKRERDRLISNAPAPRPMAMALANLPSDEQEDCPIHVRGEVRNLGPVVARGIPRVFSESTTAFEPLNGSGRLELARWLTDPDHPLTARVSVNRIWMHLMGDGLVSTVDNFGERGRRPTHPELLDALTLEFVRNGWRQKQLIRQIVCSDAYSRATTSDDDPRVALDPENQLRWRGSRRRIPAESIRDAMLVSAGVLDSTGRENLMDGYATLVSQNNANSKAVTAFGLDDPKRTLYLPLIRSEVPPLLANLDVADPDLLVGKRPTTNVPAQALTLIGSPEVRRWAMLTTQKMLAETETVEQRVNWVCEVLLTRPSQSTDLAILQEWLASDAAKTLPTEADRYREWIAAIFASTEFRFLD; encoded by the coding sequence ATGCTGATGGCCGATGAGTCGAGCGAAGAGTCGTTTGATTTCTTCGAAGCCCGAATACGACCGGTGTTGATTGAACACTGCTATGAGTGTCACGCGGCGGATTCGGAGGAACTTGGTGGTTCCTTGCGATTGGATGTCAAACAAGGTTGGGTGCACGGCGGGGATAGCGGTCCGGCGATTGTTCCGGGGGATCCTGATGCCAGTGAGCTGATGGCCGCCATTCGGTATGAATCCACTGAAATGCCGCCCAGTGGCAAACTGCCTCCCGACGTGGTGCGTGACTTCGAAACTTGGATACGGCGAGGGGCACCGGATCCTCGGACGGATGAAGATGGCCAAGTTTGGCAAACGCCGGGCAAGGAAAGTCTCGATTGGGAACGTGCCCGTGAATTTTGGGCCTTTCAATCTCCGAAGGCGACACCGGCACCGACAACCCATCAATCCGGTTCTTGGATCGACGCTTTCTTAGACGATCTGTTGCTCGCAAAGGATGTTCGACCGACATCCATGGCGACTCCCAGCGTGCGGCTTCGCAGGTTGGCGTTTGATTTAACGGGCTTGCCTCCTGACCGGGATACGTTGCATCGTTTTCAGCGGGACCCCAGCGACCGACATTGGCGTCGTTTGGTAGATCAGTACCTGACCAGTCCCGCATTCGCGGAACATTGGGCGAGGCACTGGATGGATGTGGCTCGCTATGCCGACAGCAACGGAAGCGACTTCAACGCGACGTATCACAACGCGTGGCGTTACCGCGATTATTTGGTTCGATCTTTTGCGGAAGACGTGCCAATCGATCAAATGATTCGCGAACAAATCGCGGGTGATTTGATGGATGCTGAAACCGACGCTGATCGCTACGACAAGTTGGTCGCGACCACGTTCATGATGATCGGCACCAAGATGCTCAGCGAACGCGACAAAACCAAGTTGCGAATGGATGTGGTGGACGAGCAGATCGACACCGTGGGACGAGCTTTCTTGGGGATGACGCTCGGTTGTGCCCGATGCCACGACCATAAGTTCGATCCCATCACCACGGAAGACTACTACGCGTTGGCCGGAATCTTTCGGAGCACACGAACACTGCACGGCGAATCGCAACAGTACGTCAGCACTTGGAAGAAGACGCCTTTGCCGATTTCATCTGAACATGCCAAGCAGCTTGCCGACTACGAGAAGGCTCGCGATCGTCTGGATCGTGAGCTTAAGGAGCTGGAAGACGAGCTAAAAGCGTTGGCGGCGAAAGACAAGATGAAGGGCATCGTGGTTGACGACGTCGATGCCATTCAAAAAGGACATTGGGTCGAATCAACCTACACGCCTCGGTTCGTCGGCAAAGGGTACGTGCATGATGCCAACGACAACAAAGGCGAAGCGACAATCGAGTTTCGTGCTGTGCTGCCTGACGCTGGGCGATACGAGCTGCGGGTGCACTACAACTCCAACGGCAATCGTGCGTCGCGAGTGCCCGTGACCGTTCGGTTGGGCGAAACCGTGACGGAGTTGGTCCTGAAGCAGAATGTGAAGCCGCAACAGGGGACTTATTCCGTACTGAAAGAGTTTGATTGTGAAGCGGACACGCAGACGTCGGTCTTGTTGTCCAACGAAGGCACCGATGGATACGTGATCGCCGATGCGGTTCAGTGGGTTCGCGTTGACGAAGAAAATCGCGGCGATGACGAAGCGTCCAACAACGCCAAGTCGGAGTTGATGCAGTCGGCTCTTCGCGAACGTCGCGATGCGGTCAAAAGGGAACGCGATCGTTTGATCAGCAACGCACCAGCTCCGCGTCCAATGGCAATGGCTCTAGCGAATTTGCCAAGCGATGAGCAGGAGGATTGTCCGATCCATGTTCGAGGTGAGGTTCGCAATTTGGGGCCTGTGGTGGCTCGTGGGATCCCACGCGTGTTCAGTGAATCAACCACCGCGTTTGAACCATTGAATGGCAGCGGGCGATTGGAACTCGCTCGATGGTTGACAGACCCCGATCACCCTTTGACGGCGCGCGTCAGCGTCAACCGAATCTGGATGCATTTGATGGGCGATGGTTTGGTTTCCACGGTTGACAACTTTGGTGAGCGAGGCCGGCGACCGACTCATCCAGAATTGTTGGACGCATTGACGTTGGAGTTCGTTCGCAATGGTTGGCGTCAAAAACAATTGATCCGGCAAATCGTTTGCAGCGACGCTTACTCTCGGGCGACCACGTCCGACGATGATCCCCGCGTGGCACTGGATCCGGAAAACCAATTGAGATGGCGTGGCAGTCGACGAAGGATTCCTGCGGAGTCGATTCGCGACGCCATGTTGGTCTCCGCCGGCGTGTTGGACTCAACCGGACGCGAAAATTTGATGGATGGTTACGCGACTCTCGTGAGTCAGAACAACGCCAATTCAAAGGCAGTCACCGCGTTTGGATTGGATGATCCGAAACGCACGCTTTATCTACCATTGATTCGGTCGGAGGTTCCGCCGTTGTTGGCCAACTTGGACGTGGCGGACCCCGATCTGCTGGTTGGAAAACGTCCGACCACCAATGTTCCGGCTCAGGCGTTGACGCTGATCGGCAGTCCCGAAGTGCGGCGATGGGCGATGCTGACCACTCAGAAAATGTTGGCGGAGACGGAGACCGTGGAGCAGCGAGTCAACTGGGTTTGTGAAGTCTTGTTGACTCGGCCGTCACAATCCACGGACCTCGCGATTTTGCAGGAGTGGTTGGCAAGCGATGCAGCGAAGACCTTGCCAACGGAAGCCGATCGTTATCGCGAATGGATCGCCGCGATCTTTGCCAGCACTGAATTTCGATTTTTGGATTGA
- a CDS encoding DUF1501 domain-containing protein — MKLSRRDCLVHSSWTTGALAVTASAVPAGFTLAGETNDAASVSHHPAKAKRVIFLFMHGGPSHVDTFDYKPRLIADNGKDLPFDLPPQISAKPTLLASPWKWSQHGEAGLWATDLLPEMSKHLDSLCVIRSMHTRGQSHGQAVGMVNTGSDNFVRPSVGAWVSYALGSAHPDLPAHVAIAPATAHGGPRNYGAAFLPAKHQATVIGKNGKIGDGKIAYLDSAQDHQFALVNRLNRAHAEVSGRDRSTDGAIEAVDLANRMRGAAPEVMDLSKETQTTKELYGIGDKATDSFGRSCLMARRLAEAGVRFITVSSGQVWDQHGNLKKGHDKNAATTDKPIAGLIADLQQRGLWEDTLIVWGGEFGRTPVVQGSNGRDHNPQGFSMVLGGGGVRGGMTYGETDEFGYYAVRDRVHMHDLHATILHQLGIDHERLTYRYAGRDFRLTDVHGRIVEEILNG, encoded by the coding sequence ATGAAATTGAGTCGACGCGATTGTTTGGTCCACTCGTCTTGGACCACGGGAGCCTTGGCGGTCACGGCCTCCGCCGTTCCGGCTGGTTTCACCTTGGCCGGTGAGACCAACGATGCCGCGTCCGTCTCGCATCATCCTGCCAAGGCCAAGCGGGTAATTTTTTTGTTCATGCACGGTGGCCCGTCGCATGTGGACACCTTTGACTACAAACCACGTTTGATTGCGGACAACGGCAAGGACTTGCCGTTCGATCTGCCGCCGCAGATCAGTGCCAAACCAACGTTGCTGGCCAGTCCGTGGAAATGGTCCCAGCATGGTGAGGCGGGATTGTGGGCGACCGATTTGTTGCCGGAAATGAGCAAGCATTTGGATTCACTCTGCGTGATCCGGTCCATGCACACTCGTGGTCAATCTCACGGGCAAGCCGTTGGGATGGTCAACACGGGAAGCGATAACTTTGTTCGTCCGAGTGTTGGTGCGTGGGTGAGTTATGCCTTGGGGTCGGCTCATCCGGATTTGCCGGCTCACGTCGCGATTGCTCCCGCGACGGCTCACGGCGGCCCTCGCAACTATGGGGCTGCTTTCTTACCCGCGAAGCATCAAGCCACCGTGATCGGCAAGAACGGAAAGATCGGGGATGGCAAGATCGCCTACTTGGATTCGGCTCAAGATCATCAGTTTGCTTTGGTCAACCGACTCAATCGTGCGCACGCCGAAGTCTCCGGTCGCGATCGTTCCACCGATGGTGCAATCGAGGCGGTTGATCTTGCCAATCGCATGCGAGGTGCTGCGCCGGAGGTGATGGACCTTTCGAAAGAAACGCAAACCACGAAGGAGCTGTATGGGATCGGTGACAAGGCGACGGATTCCTTTGGTCGCAGTTGTCTGATGGCCCGAAGACTGGCGGAAGCCGGTGTCCGTTTCATCACGGTCAGCAGTGGTCAGGTTTGGGACCAGCACGGCAATCTCAAGAAAGGTCACGACAAGAACGCCGCAACGACGGACAAGCCCATTGCTGGCTTGATCGCGGATCTGCAACAACGCGGTTTATGGGAAGACACGTTGATCGTCTGGGGTGGAGAATTTGGACGAACGCCCGTTGTGCAAGGAAGCAACGGACGGGACCACAACCCACAGGGGTTCAGCATGGTGCTCGGAGGCGGAGGTGTGCGCGGCGGAATGACGTACGGTGAAACCGATGAGTTTGGTTACTACGCCGTGCGAGATCGAGTCCACATGCACGACCTGCACGCCACGATCTTGCATCAATTGGGCATCGACCACGAGCGTTTGACCTACCGCTACGCCGGCCGAGACTTCCGCCTCACCGACGTCCACGGCCGTATCGTCGAGGAAATTTTGAACGGTTGA
- a CDS encoding HEAT repeat domain-containing protein yields MSEISFDPLLSPGADPVQAGVTLKQFADDAELSGPALIAALAEESERLIDADPAITGGLLRLIHLKTLRDEGDALLQINPESIRRIMVALSPEVSNRHLMLQLLAMMRSDESLAILVQQLMESPPKGWMASAQILSPLMQHRDWPIDVVFPAILDCMGEPSLAAPVLDLAGHVTRTHQVDSHPARERVAALNALLGQVAGRLARFEEDPRSFGTEVDQVQAVLGEAVALAVSLCDAIGLIGDESSIGELNKTLDLKHRRVQCEAAGALAKLGQENGRERLAELAGEPAARLRAIAYADELGLQDLIDDVHREPSATAEAEMALWLTQPQQMGVPPTGVEVVDSRRMLWPSFNDPVDVFLVRFEYNFGEKQYSNIGITGPTVFTMSCDVADLPPEDIYAMYAGWHADHQDIFTVPSKEFNEAQRRIIEPLQTYLERVGYEDVKVDCLGFFLDETAAVFTAVRNEKTCVVVTDGLETIDLPTAGRLRPPSPEDLFNLYKGRKMLRTFNPSGLSE; encoded by the coding sequence TTGTCGGAAATCTCTTTTGATCCCTTGCTGTCCCCCGGTGCGGATCCCGTTCAAGCTGGAGTGACGCTCAAGCAATTTGCCGACGATGCCGAGCTGAGTGGTCCGGCTTTGATCGCTGCGCTCGCGGAGGAGTCGGAGCGATTGATCGATGCCGATCCTGCCATCACCGGCGGGCTATTGCGATTGATTCATCTGAAGACGTTGCGAGACGAAGGCGACGCGTTGTTGCAGATCAATCCGGAGTCAATTCGGCGGATCATGGTGGCGCTGTCACCTGAAGTCTCCAACCGCCATCTGATGTTGCAGTTGTTGGCGATGATGCGTTCCGACGAATCGCTTGCCATTTTGGTGCAACAGCTCATGGAGTCGCCTCCAAAAGGATGGATGGCTTCGGCTCAAATTCTCAGTCCCCTGATGCAGCATCGGGATTGGCCGATTGACGTGGTTTTTCCGGCGATTCTAGATTGCATGGGCGAACCATCGTTGGCGGCACCGGTATTGGATTTGGCGGGGCACGTGACTCGGACTCACCAAGTTGACAGCCATCCCGCACGTGAGCGTGTTGCGGCGTTGAATGCGTTGTTGGGTCAGGTTGCCGGACGATTGGCTCGGTTTGAAGAAGACCCACGCAGTTTCGGTACGGAAGTCGATCAGGTTCAAGCGGTGCTTGGAGAAGCCGTGGCGTTGGCCGTTTCATTGTGCGATGCGATTGGTTTGATCGGTGACGAGAGTTCGATTGGCGAACTCAACAAGACATTGGATTTGAAGCATCGCCGCGTTCAATGCGAGGCCGCGGGAGCCTTGGCTAAGCTGGGTCAAGAAAATGGTAGAGAGCGATTGGCAGAATTGGCGGGAGAACCGGCCGCGAGACTTCGCGCCATCGCTTACGCGGACGAGTTGGGACTACAAGATCTGATCGACGACGTTCATCGTGAACCATCCGCCACGGCCGAGGCCGAGATGGCGTTGTGGTTGACCCAACCTCAGCAAATGGGCGTGCCGCCGACGGGTGTGGAGGTGGTGGATTCACGTCGCATGCTTTGGCCCAGCTTCAACGATCCAGTGGACGTGTTCTTGGTCCGGTTTGAATACAATTTTGGCGAGAAACAATACAGCAACATCGGAATCACGGGGCCCACGGTGTTCACGATGTCATGCGACGTGGCGGATCTACCGCCCGAGGATATCTATGCGATGTACGCGGGATGGCATGCGGACCATCAAGACATCTTCACCGTCCCATCGAAAGAGTTCAACGAGGCTCAACGCCGGATCATCGAGCCACTGCAGACGTATTTGGAACGGGTTGGTTACGAAGACGTGAAAGTTGATTGCCTCGGTTTCTTCCTTGACGAAACCGCGGCAGTCTTCACCGCCGTTCGCAACGAGAAGACTTGTGTGGTCGTCACCGACGGTTTGGAAACCATCGATTTGCCCACGGCAGGAAGATTGCGTCCTCCAAGTCCAGAAGATCTGTTCAACCTCTACAAAGGCCGGAAGATGCTGCGGACTTTCAATCCCAGCGGCCTGTCTGAGTGA
- a CDS encoding cation:proton antiporter domain-containing protein — translation MDFFPNLHFDDPLFNMAIVLTAGVLGGELFALIRLPKVTGWIATGILLRQLRLPGMDTVVDPSALDRFGPYMNFVLGFIAFTVGATLYFGSLRNTGKRIGLLLLGEALITPLSVGLLMYFGGRVLDPSMALPPAALFAAIAIAGAPGTTVLVIQEARARGILTRTLLAAIGLIDMVAVAVFVFISTFLADQSGWLHALESVGVQFAVTFVIGALCSLLAIVLVRTVVSPAFLGPLMVAVVLGAWGAAASFGTSGGILACTFAGITLTNSRHDLVRSGEAYLNSIGGALFALFYTFAGMKLDFTQIPPVIGLVALYFLARLAAKSVSAYVAMTLSGATDNLRRYLGMSLLPHGGVAVGLILLVASEQSGFSEEVKSLVTTVGLSALAINQLLGPSATRFALTQTGEAKKDRPRLLDFLQENRIMVDLDGDKQEIFQKLTGLLYATTPMKVPQEKFIESVWAREESQTTCLGSGLMIPHAIIDEPGAKEVKGVLGISKKGIALDTPDGRLVHAVLLLATPESSRKRHLEILAAFATAITRDINIREQLYRSRSPAHAYEVLHADDLNDLNYFLEDAQERAGLLESNQEES, via the coding sequence ATGGATTTTTTTCCGAACCTTCACTTCGACGATCCGCTGTTCAACATGGCGATCGTTCTCACGGCGGGAGTGTTGGGCGGTGAACTGTTTGCTCTGATTCGATTGCCCAAGGTCACCGGTTGGATTGCAACTGGCATTCTGCTGCGGCAGTTGCGTTTGCCTGGGATGGATACCGTGGTGGATCCGTCGGCTTTGGATCGCTTTGGTCCCTACATGAATTTTGTGTTGGGATTCATTGCGTTCACGGTCGGCGCAACATTGTATTTCGGAAGTCTTCGAAACACCGGCAAACGGATCGGATTGTTGCTTCTAGGTGAAGCCTTGATCACACCCTTGTCCGTTGGGTTGTTGATGTATTTCGGCGGTCGGGTGTTGGACCCGTCGATGGCTTTGCCGCCGGCAGCCCTGTTTGCCGCGATTGCCATTGCGGGTGCGCCTGGCACGACAGTGTTGGTGATTCAAGAAGCCCGCGCGAGAGGCATCCTGACCCGCACGTTGTTGGCGGCAATCGGATTGATCGACATGGTTGCCGTGGCGGTGTTTGTTTTCATTTCCACCTTCCTGGCGGATCAATCCGGTTGGCTGCATGCACTCGAGAGTGTTGGTGTCCAATTCGCGGTCACGTTTGTAATCGGAGCGTTGTGTTCGTTGCTGGCGATCGTGTTGGTACGAACCGTGGTCAGCCCGGCCTTCTTGGGGCCATTGATGGTCGCGGTTGTCTTGGGGGCTTGGGGGGCAGCGGCGAGCTTCGGGACCTCCGGCGGCATTCTCGCTTGCACCTTCGCCGGGATCACGCTCACCAACAGTCGCCATGATTTGGTTCGTTCCGGTGAAGCCTATTTGAATTCGATTGGCGGTGCTCTGTTTGCTTTGTTTTACACCTTTGCCGGAATGAAGTTGGACTTCACCCAAATCCCACCGGTGATTGGTTTGGTGGCTTTGTATTTCTTGGCCAGGTTGGCGGCGAAATCAGTCAGCGCTTATGTCGCGATGACGCTGTCAGGAGCCACTGACAACTTGCGTCGCTATTTGGGAATGTCATTGTTGCCACACGGCGGCGTCGCGGTCGGGTTGATTTTGTTGGTCGCCAGCGAGCAGTCAGGGTTTTCCGAAGAGGTCAAGTCGTTGGTCACGACGGTCGGCCTCTCTGCACTCGCGATCAACCAATTGCTTGGCCCGAGCGCAACCCGGTTCGCATTGACGCAAACGGGAGAGGCGAAGAAGGATCGTCCACGTTTGCTGGACTTCCTACAAGAAAACCGAATCATGGTGGACTTGGATGGCGACAAGCAGGAGATTTTTCAGAAGCTCACCGGGCTTTTATATGCCACCACTCCGATGAAGGTTCCTCAAGAGAAATTCATCGAATCCGTCTGGGCTCGCGAAGAGAGTCAAACGACGTGTTTGGGGTCGGGATTGATGATTCCTCACGCGATCATCGACGAACCAGGCGCCAAAGAAGTCAAAGGTGTGTTGGGGATCAGCAAGAAAGGCATTGCATTGGACACGCCGGATGGGCGTTTGGTCCACGCCGTGTTGCTGCTGGCGACACCCGAATCCAGCCGCAAACGACACCTCGAAATCCTCGCGGCGTTCGCGACCGCGATCACCCGAGACATCAACATTCGCGAACAGTTGTACCGTTCCCGGAGTCCTGCCCACGCGTATGAAGTGTTGCACGCGGATGATCTCAACGACCTGAACTACTTCTTAGAAGATGCTCAGGAGCGTGCTGGTTTGTTGGAATCCAATCAAGAAGAGTCGTGA
- a CDS encoding MogA/MoaB family molybdenum cofactor biosynthesis protein has protein sequence MADSTQCGCPDVDAEKCVRVAVITLSDTRGKAEDRSGDRVASLLEEAGHVVANRFWLTDDLDGLKDCLRQLKSDETVESIVTTGGTGIAPRDLAIEAIESMLDVSLPGFGETFRSISYAEIGPKAMLSRATAGRMGTKVLFALPGSTGAVTTGMTQCVLPILRHAVSLATR, from the coding sequence ATGGCTGATTCAACCCAGTGTGGTTGCCCCGACGTTGATGCGGAAAAGTGTGTTCGAGTTGCGGTGATCACGCTCAGCGATACTCGAGGAAAAGCGGAGGATCGCAGTGGCGATCGCGTCGCGTCATTGCTCGAAGAAGCAGGCCACGTTGTGGCGAACCGCTTTTGGCTGACCGATGATTTGGATGGGTTGAAGGATTGTCTTCGCCAGTTGAAATCCGACGAAACGGTGGAATCTATTGTCACCACCGGTGGCACCGGCATCGCACCGAGAGATTTGGCAATCGAGGCGATTGAATCGATGCTGGATGTGAGCTTGCCGGGGTTTGGCGAAACGTTCCGATCGATCTCCTATGCCGAGATTGGCCCCAAGGCGATGCTCAGCCGTGCAACGGCGGGACGCATGGGAACCAAGGTCTTGTTTGCACTCCCCGGTTCGACCGGAGCGGTCACGACGGGAATGACCCAGTGTGTTTTGCCGATCTTGCGTCACGCGGTTTCTCTCGCGACACGTTGA
- a CDS encoding tetratricopeptide repeat protein, with product MIQNDPSPRPTSKLLGLVIAIIIVAYLLGLRACSQEPTKELRWFGREDLLVTSLLAALPLGFVLAHRLQSISVGGKVAIAGLAISLSWAMAILSPPPAAIDSFLKVSSFRILLATCATFGSCLLLSGAQGWFVGDGAGQGGRNSIKTSGTNPTWLWVLSLTMAIGLPLAYCHSAGDALQANLEKSLDDQRFSLAQKQCHQLVWFRPNALVSDTPLKTLRERINERVQQLTLAVSQPLPTPVTMGAIGTRITQLVQLDRNEEALRLIRPMMTGRNFHPIALDYYGLCQQRLENADESMRGYQRSFQHWERQPNGPAKAEAMASALKGIAYAARQSGNRRMEEDAYLALIQMRPTAENHFLLATCYKEHQKSTLAAQHANRAAELDPQYGPQAQSMVSQLSRDHFSCFLVPR from the coding sequence ATGATCCAAAACGATCCCTCCCCTCGGCCAACATCCAAGTTGCTTGGACTAGTCATCGCGATCATCATCGTTGCATATCTGCTGGGCCTGCGTGCTTGCAGTCAGGAACCAACAAAAGAATTGCGCTGGTTCGGACGAGAAGATCTGTTGGTGACATCGCTTCTGGCGGCCTTGCCGCTGGGGTTTGTTCTCGCACACCGTCTGCAATCAATCTCCGTCGGCGGCAAAGTCGCCATCGCCGGGCTGGCAATCAGCCTTTCATGGGCGATGGCCATCTTGTCACCACCGCCGGCGGCAATCGATTCATTCCTGAAGGTCTCGTCCTTTCGAATCCTATTGGCGACTTGTGCGACGTTCGGATCTTGCCTGTTGCTGTCCGGCGCTCAAGGTTGGTTTGTCGGCGACGGGGCAGGGCAGGGCGGAAGAAATTCAATCAAAACAAGCGGCACCAACCCAACATGGTTGTGGGTTCTTTCTTTGACGATGGCGATCGGATTGCCACTTGCCTACTGCCATTCTGCGGGCGACGCCTTGCAAGCCAACTTAGAAAAGTCGCTCGACGATCAACGTTTCTCACTGGCACAAAAACAATGCCATCAACTGGTTTGGTTTCGTCCAAACGCACTCGTATCAGACACGCCGCTCAAGACTCTTCGTGAACGAATCAATGAACGAGTGCAGCAACTGACTCTTGCAGTTTCGCAGCCACTGCCTACTCCAGTCACCATGGGCGCAATCGGCACTCGCATCACACAACTCGTCCAGCTGGACAGAAACGAAGAAGCCCTGAGGCTGATCCGTCCCATGATGACCGGTCGAAACTTTCATCCGATTGCATTGGACTATTACGGGTTGTGTCAGCAGCGACTGGAAAACGCCGACGAAAGCATGCGAGGCTACCAGCGGTCATTTCAGCACTGGGAACGTCAACCCAATGGTCCAGCCAAGGCGGAAGCGATGGCCAGTGCTTTGAAAGGCATCGCTTACGCGGCACGTCAATCAGGCAATCGCCGGATGGAAGAAGATGCCTATCTCGCACTGATTCAAATGCGTCCGACGGCCGAAAACCACTTCCTTTTGGCAACCTGCTACAAGGAGCACCAAAAGTCGACGCTGGCGGCCCAACACGCGAATCGGGCGGCCGAGTTGGATCCGCAATACGGACCGCAAGCTCAGTCAATGGTATCGCAACTTTCGCGAGATCACTTTAGCTGTTTCTTGGTACCGCGTTGA